One Gossypium hirsutum isolate 1008001.06 chromosome A08, Gossypium_hirsutum_v2.1, whole genome shotgun sequence genomic window, TTCTAGTTCTAGTAATATAACAGAGAAATTAGATCTCGATCAGCTCcctaatgaaatgcatgaaatgagaATTAGAGATGAGAAAACTACTGGCCATTATGATAAGGTGATCTGTGGTCTTATAGTCTTCAAAATGTCTCTGTACATGTATGTTGACGTTTTTACCTTGTCTTCATATCTAacttgttttataatttataatcaagtATGCTGGAATGCCATCCATTTGAGAAGTTATTCGTCTTTTCATCCTTAATAGCTTTGAAGCTCTTGATATAATTTGAAGCTATTactattttctatctttttttatGACTTCAATTGAACCTTAGCAGGGAACCAATCTATCTCTTCACGAAATCTTGTGACCAACTTTCTGCATAatgttatttgattatttgaaatgaTTTAAAGCTATCTAAAGTTAGCTTCCCTAATTATTTCTAAACCTATAGCTTTGAAACTTGTATTGCGCAGGATGTTGGATCTAATGTTATTAATGGAAATGGAACAGAAGCAGGTCAAATAATTACAACTGTTGTTGGTGGTCGAGGCGGGCATCCAAAACAGGTGATTTGATTTTGGTTGACATTTTGTTGCACATTGTTAACTGCTAATCTGAAATATGTTTAGCAGCCTATGTGTGAACTAATGTTGcttgattctttttcttcttgaaAATTTCCAACTGCTTTTTTCCTTCTGGGTGGAGTGGGAATTAAGTTTTTTTCTATTAGGTTGTTTATTCTAGGTTATATCTAAAAAATGTTGCTGAAGCCATAGTCATGTTAGAAACTTGGTTTACATGCTTGTATTCCATTGCATTTGATTACTATGTTTGTATTAAGCAGCAATTAATTCTTAACAAAGCATCTTTTTTTATTTGGCTCCAGACAATCTCGTATATGGCTGAGCGTGTGGTTGGGACTGGTTCATTTGGTGTCGTCTTTCAGGTATGAGTATATTGACATGTCATCACCTTCTTGTCTATAACCATTTTCTCTTAGTGTTTGCATTTATCAAGTATATTTCTCTGAGTTATAACACGTTATGTTATGATGTAGGCTAAATGTATGGAGAGAGGTGAACCTGTTGCTATAAAGAAGGTTCTGCAGGATAAAAGATACAAGAATAGGGAGCTGCAGATTATGCATCTACTTGATCATCCTAATACAGTCCAATTGAAGCACTATTTCTTTTCAATCACCGAAAAGAATGAGCTCTATCTTAACCTTATTCTGGAATTTGTACCTGAAACAGTTTTCCGAGTTTCAAAACACTATTGTAGAATGAATCGCCATATGCCCTTTTTTTATGTACAGCTGTATACATACCAGGTGATCCTTGACCTTGCCTAGCTTTAGCTAATTAATAGTGGGTTGTGAAATTGTACTGGTTCAACTATTGATCTAACCATTTTGTGTTGCTATTCTAAGCGCACATTATGACAAGCTATACTGCTTTTCTCTCTCTccctctttctttctctcttttcttcttttgtagATATGTCGTGCTCTAAATTATTTACACCATGTGGTTGGTGTATGCCATCGTGATATTAAGCCGCAAAATTTACTGGTAAGACATTTTTGCATTTATGTTATGAACTGGTGATTGATATTAAGAAGTGCTTCAATTTCTTGTTTGAGAATTTTACCTATCACCTCGACTTGACAAATTTTTTCATCTTGAATGCGCTATAATACGTGACACTGTGGTGTAATGCTGGTCAGTCATAATGCTTAATGCTTGTTCAAGGATTTCTTTGTGTGCACGCATGATTTAATGCGTCTTCTCTTCACTGTGATATATAGTTGACTTCAACATGTCATTGCTTTTGTTCTTATAATGATTGGTTTTATTAAATGGTAAAAGCATATTGGAGCTAATGTTTGGATGTATTTGCAGGTCAATCCCCAGACTCACCATCTCAAGATATGTGATTTTGGCAGTGCGAAGATGTTGGTATGTTTAATCTTTTTGGAAGTTTGAAAATCATTTTTTCTGGTTTGTAAAACTTTTGAGACTTACTCAGCAATCCTCAGGTGCCAGGTGAACCCAACATATCATATATATGCTCACGATTTTATAGGGCTCCAGAACTGATATTTGGAGCAACGGAATACACAAGTGCTATTGACATGTGGTCTGTCGGTTGTGTCATGGCTGAGCTTCTGCTTGGACAGGTGAATTAAAAATATGTGTATTTCCTTTTAGATGTAGCTTTGTTGTCAACTTATGTTCTATTTTCCATCTAATGCTTGCGTGGTTCTACTTTCAATGTATTTCAAATCTGCTGGTTTCATTGACATTCACAATGTGTCTGCATTTCAACATTGTTATATTCTCCTTTGCATCTCTTTCTGCACCATCTTTTTATGCAGTCACTTTTTGAGCCCTTGTCATTTCTCTGTAAGATATAGAGGGCTTTGGCATCCTGAAGTCCTTCATCGAAACAGGTTTTACAACATTATTCTTTCATCTATCTACCATCTGCCTCCTTTTGTCTTCTTCTCCAAGGCATCCATTTGTAGTGTGTTAAACTCATATCTTCTAGAAAACTGTTCTATGCATTAGTACTTTGTAGTAGATAGATGTTATTTTCTAAAGCATACTGGGTTATACACCATTTGCAGCCATTGTTTCCTGgtgaaagtggtgttgatcaGCTAGTGGAAATCATAAAGGTGCACATCTATGGCTTTTTTGTTACTCGTAGTTTTACTTTGCATTTTATCtgctttttaattttttcacttCATTTTGCTTTATCATATCAGAAATTGGGAACTCCCACTAGGGAAGAAATCAAATGTATGAATCCAAAATATACAGAGTTCAAATTCCCTCAGATCAAAGCTCATCCATGGCATAAGGTGTGCTTATTGGATCGTCTTCTAATTATCCATATATGTTGTGCAATAATAGTGGATATCTAACTCAAGTTACAATTTTTAGATATTTAACCGGAAAATACCTCCTGAAGCATTGGATCTTGTGTCAAGGCTGCTTCAGTATTCGCCAAACTTACGTTGCACCGCTGTAAGTATTTCACATCATGTATCATTGTTGTTTTCAGCTGcatatccatttttgtttatTGACTTGAATCTTGATAGGGAACAACAGTTGTGTGGTTATCCCCCAACCCACCTTTATGACCAAGTTGTAGCTTAAGCACTCTATTTCGAATGGTAGCAACCAACTGCAAGCCGTCGTAACGGATTAAAATAGTTTCATGCAGTCGTAACGGATTAAAatagtttcatgttcttttgcAAACTCTTACCTCCATCTTCACTTCCTGGTTTTCAGATTGAGGCTTGTGCACACCCTTTCTTTGATGATTTGAGAGACCCCACTGCATGTTTGCCTAATGGGCGAGCTCTACCTCCTCTATTCGATTTCACGGCTCAAGGTAAGCTAGGTAGGTTAATTGTTTTTGCATTTTATACCTGTTCTGACTTCTCAAATTACACATTTCAACTGCAGAATTGGCTGGTGCATCTCCCGAACTACGTCAACGTCTTATTCCGGAACACGCAAGGACATAAGATCATATGAGACCAGCATCTATAGTCAAACTGTAAATTGGTTTTGGATGCTTAGTTGCCACACCACCCTATCAAGCCAAGCACCAACAGGATACCCATATTCCCTATAAATGGATACGCTGGTGATGAGATATAGAAGAACTGCTTTGCCAAATAGGTTTTTGAGTTCTTTTTCTCATTTGTACGGGCTTTGGCTGCCACATATAGTAGTTTATTATTAGCATTCATGATTCAAAAGCCTAAATTTTCAAAACAGAAGATTTAGAACTTATTACATTGTATAATTTTCCTACTACTACAGAGATGCAAAGTGTCCATGTAATCCACGTTTTGTTTTCCGGTGATTTTTTTCACTGTAGCTAATTTATGAACTATATCAATAATAAATTACTTCGTTACATTAAATAAACGCCGGTTTAGTGGCAAAAGAGTTGTGTTGATTTGAAGATAAAACATTACATTTATAAGCACAAGAATGATCTCATGGAATCCTAGGATCACTTTGTCTACTTCACATTTTTATTGAGAAAAATGAGTTGGAAATTGAGATAATAAGGGCATAATATTGTTTTGGGAATTTCATAACTTGGCAAGGGGTGAATTATGGAAGGTAGCACGAGAAGTAAAGAGCAGTTTCCCAGTTTTCTTCATCTTGAATTCAATAGAAACTGCAGTTATATTCCTTCCACTTTTCACTACAGCTCCATCAACAATCAGCTCTGCCTGCATATTGAATAGTGGTTTATGTACATCCCAAGGAAGACTGTAATCAAGCATGCAAAAGAACAAGACTAGATCATACAAAGCTAGTTATTTTCTGAGACGTATTAATTACACTAAAAG contains:
- the LOC107887216 gene encoding shaggy-related protein kinase theta codes for the protein MNVMRRLKSIASSRSSISDSGGDSFTKRAKVDQEAEFKATGESNISDRSTSGPEHHMASTSSETAASTSNAASSSSNITEKLDLDQLPNEMHEMRIRDEKTTGHYDKDVGSNVINGNGTEAGQIITTVVGGRGGHPKQTISYMAERVVGTGSFGVVFQAKCMERGEPVAIKKVLQDKRYKNRELQIMHLLDHPNTVQLKHYFFSITEKNELYLNLILEFVPETVFRVSKHYCRMNRHMPFFYVQLYTYQICRALNYLHHVVGVCHRDIKPQNLLVNPQTHHLKICDFGSAKMLVPGEPNISYICSRFYRAPELIFGATEYTSAIDMWSVGCVMAELLLGQPLFPGESGVDQLVEIIKKLGTPTREEIKCMNPKYTEFKFPQIKAHPWHKIFNRKIPPEALDLVSRLLQYSPNLRCTAIEACAHPFFDDLRDPTACLPNGRALPPLFDFTAQELAGASPELRQRLIPEHART